A DNA window from Ostrea edulis chromosome 5, xbOstEdul1.1, whole genome shotgun sequence contains the following coding sequences:
- the LOC125652008 gene encoding uncharacterized protein LOC125652008, with product MDDWIGLQNDYHIRERLLERGIDEHAMKKWITSETTHNGRFDIFSVVNETIWKKSIDYHFPVCECDSILFAHTHNYDTAKKVLEYLEKVLFPLQPKIEIYRKDSWKSLNEPVSELLFKRDKQTVSSTLAFLLVTSEFCADPLGWADLAGEPFFQRAMYNKEITIVPILVNNPRKAKFKIPMGIRSLRSIEFYIKDDIICHDTVKHILQPEVKKRLKKEKAELKNRAYWLYTNVISRLPPNGSAKMRGPQHQMTRYNSLSNQEVPNSALFSDGYSENQLNQSEKYENQSKYHRSISQGRAPDSAYASHESSDYCNESSLSNVYTPRHHNEQLPTRGIKEDVPHPTTNQGRSCGKQNGFVLNGSNSRQSNNTSPSIDIVEAPDLNLCSMEPSPSETSKQLREMTHSQRSQKDPFQNKTLDESFTNGKHQDVVNVPSSRTNIWEVSRNNIKYVRPPPDTNIWKEPYSGETNTSINQTQRTSNRHLSKTSPVPIEVECRDFKTMSLQSSNSISHSRTQNISSVSLNHNLSSSSNHHSSGMRSVQISYENNLREALPDPRPISAQSLPWDISSSLHSSHASRSAGEENVHPLAREIKMDKFPSGDLGHSINSHMFTSSGDGDQTWSSMCSSNTSSDTSSMIKTSLNISPVPQKISMNTLPTEDAMNKDPRSMTNSVPDVTQLPLGCLRPSDNFRDCYPSFSRSESDSGRPVGVVKPFAMLDDDYEDNDFTNDLSMPAARPEETYVKQWL from the exons ATGGACGATTGGATAGGCCTACAAAATG ATTATCATATAAGAGAAAGACTTCTGGAAAGGGGCATTGATGAGCATGCCATGAAAAAATGGATTACATCCGAAACAACACATAATGGACGGTTTGATATATTCAGTGTGGTTAATGAAACAATTTGGAAAAAGTCGATTGATTACCATTTCCCAGTCTGCGAATGCGACAGTATACTTTTTGCACACACCCACAATTACGATACCGCAAAGAAAGTTCTAGAATATCTCGAAAAGGTTTTGTTCCCACTTCAACCAAAGATTGAAATTTATCGGAAAGACTCATGGAAATCATTAAACGAGCCAGTGTCTGAATTACTGTTCAAAAGAGATAAGCAAACAGTGTCATCAACACTTGCGTTTCTGTTAGTGACGTCAGAGTTTTGTGCTGACCCATTGGGATGGGCGGATCTAGCAGGGGAACCCTTCTTCCAGAGAGCGATGTACAACAAAGAAATCACCATTGTACCAATACTAGTGAACAACCCCCGGAAAGCGAAATTCAAAATTCCCATGGGAATCAGGAGCCTGAGATCTATAGAGTTTTACATCAAAGACGACATTATTTGCCATGATACCGTAAAGCACATACTCCAACCGGAAGTAAAGAAAAGACTGAAGAAAGAAAAGGCAGAACTGAAGAATCGCGCATATTGGCTGTACACAAATGTAATCAGCCGATTACCCCCTAATGGGAGTGCAAAGATGCGGGGCCCACAGCACCAGATGACTAGGTATAATAGCTTGTCCAACCAAGAAGTGCCCAATTCTGCATTATTCAGTGACGGGTACTCTGAGAATCAATTAAATCAATCAGAAAAGTATGAGAACCAATCAAAGTATCATAGATCGATAAGTCAGGGGCGGGCACCAGACTCGGCATACGCCAGTCATGAGAGCAGTGATTACTGTAACGAGTCTAGTCTCTCAAACGTTTATACGCCCCGTCACCACAATGAACAGTTACCAACAAGAGGCATCAAAGAGGACGTCCCTCACCCAACAACAAATCAAGGTCGGAGCTGTGGAAAGCAGAACGGTTTTGTTTTGAATGGGTCAAACTCGCGTCAGTCAAACAATACCTCGCCATCTATTGACATTGTAGAGGCCCCGGATTTAAATCTTTGCTCGATGGAACCTTCGCCGTCCGAAACATCGAAGCAGCTTCGAGAAATGACCCATTCACAACGATCTCAAAAAGACCCGTTTCAGAATAAAACATTGGATGAATCATTTACAAATGGCAAACATCAGGATGTCGTCAATGTGCCTTCTTCTCGAACAAACATTTGGGAAGTTTCAAGaaataacattaaatatgtgAGACCACCTCCAGATACAAACATATGGAAGGAACCCTATTCAGGGGAGACAAACACGTCAATCAATCAAACGCAGCGTACGTCGAATCGTCACTTGTCTAAAACCTCGCCAGTTCCGATAGAAGTTGAGTGCAGAGACTTCAAAACGATGTCCTTACAGTCATCAAATAGCATTTCGCACTCGCGTACTCAAAACATATCATCCGTTTCCTTAAACCACAATCTCTCATCATCCTCTAACCATCATTCTAGTGGAATGAGGTCTGTacaaatttcatatgaaaataatttgcGTGAGGCATTACCCGATCCTCGACCTATAAGCGCCCAAAGTTTGCCATGGGACATTAGTTCGAGCCTACACTCGAGCCATGCTTCGAGGTCAGCGGGAGAGGAGAATGTTCATCCACTGGCGCGGGAAATTAAGATGGACAAATTCCCTTCTGGAGACCTAGGACACTCAATAAACTCGCACATGTTCACATCGTCGGGAGACGGCGACCAAACATGGTCATCAATGTGTTCATCTAACACTTCATCTGACACAAGTTCAATGATAAAAACATCGCTAAATATATCGCCAGTTCCGCAGAAAATTAGCATGAATACTCTTCCAACAGAAGATGCGATGAACAAAGACCCGCGATCAATGACCAACTCGGTGCCTGACGTCACTCAACTTCCGCTTGGCTGCTTGCGACCTTCGGATAATTTCCGCGATTGCTACCCGTCATTTTCCCGATCTGAATCAGATTCTGGGAGGCCTGTTGGAGTGGTAAAGCCATTTGCAATGCTAGATGACGATTATGAAGACAACGACTTCACAAATGATTTATCTATGCCCGCTGCAAGGCCAGAGGAAACTTATGTTAAGCAATGGCTTTGA
- the LOC125650085 gene encoding uncharacterized protein LOC125650085 isoform X1: MAGKSRQTQRLTSHVSVDAEPSYSLHSWQGTHRLIPGLSSSFDDSNPEEMKDMIRQYYDRLPSDVKIGYYDVMILYAEEDRELAEQYRDHLQNDIELDGGRRVTAVLYDDQEMVSLAGSKLKSLDYGFQRCTFAFIYLTKRFCQCEWSTLSSEECLMESIYNPEKKWCVVPVYTVARAKADFKIPMGLNALKGVNFYNNDDFYRRGLRRLIGDKVMVRLQKNQEHFRKQYKHACQLRNEDVVRRKTEEDLKRYEEEKHRFLQQELESRGMKENMRPSTEYAVSGQKERMSDSMVIEKQNKRLQEYQKYPVHKKSPVESRIEDFGSEVKYEAMLTDRHMSFHEKEKYVSFGKVPVMHDLNPAKCDGKGLDDSALLDVDYSSGGHSEKVQIDEDGLTKVHVHHYHHYPEGPGQVVKNFNIVGSENVAIGENATIVTTSEGGEVINEEEKRPDNSLRSGAYSVDGGRSSQTESLSDESTQSYSSLPTPEAQVVNSAKIDLQKPPEDTPRITNKLQKNPPSLRTGDTSEKKIDSKPISEGSGDGGSHSVITKPPPNDYSSTKLVSKPIRPFEQKPKPVVATVSPMPSVSKSSMEPSDDTELKSPYESTEVKTPYQSDRNSSVNEGENTDLKQVIPNQNKSSSPEQKSGETTVKQVQPILHIKPRVGNGVEKVHHKPENIASPTRRVVAPQVFGKPSTCDSSDVDEDGPCSVPGSGRESEEFVTVTEADVALYDDAKSIGTDVDSGFVLTQVEKNSECVKQALAMGYPENDVKRALIKLRTKGKYDINLLLDEMTRIKESASPKSGKDVDKSKISRKPQSAESKSNDTKQKPGLLQRLFNFQPKGGN, encoded by the exons ATGGCTGGAAAAAGTAGACAAACTCAGCGACTTACATCTCACGTGTCGGTGGACGCTGAACCGAGCTACTCATTACATTCTTGGCAAG GCACCCACAGACTTATACCTGGGCTATCTAGCTCATTTGATGATTCAAACCCAGAGGAAATGAAGGATATGATACGACAGTACTATGATAGATTGCCTTCAGATGTCAAGATAGGGTATTATGATGTGATGATTCTGTATGCAGAGGAAGATCGAGAGCTTGCTGAACAATACAGAGATCATCTACAGAACGACATTGAGCTAGACGGAGGTCGACGAGTGACGGCAGTGTTATATGATGATCAGGAGATGGTATCACTGGCTGGAAGCAAATTAAAGAGTTTGGATTATGGTTTCCAGAGGTGTAcatttgcatttatttatctaaCCAAGAGATTTTGTCAGTGTGAATGGTCTACTCTCTCTAGCGAGGAGTGCTTAATGGAGTCTATCTACAACCCAGAGAAGAAGTGGTGCGTGGTGCCTGTCTACACCGTGGCCCGGGCAAAAGCAGACTTCAAGATCCCCATGGGGCTGAATGCTTTGAAAGGTGTGAACTTTTACAACAATGATGATTTTTATCGCAGAGGTCTACGACGTTTAATTGGGGACAAAGTCATGGTGAGACTTCAGAAAAACCAGGAGCATTTTAGGAAGCAATACAAGCATGCATGTCAATTAAGAAATGAAGACGTTGTGAGGAGAAAAACGGAGGAGGACTTAAAACGGTACGAGGAGGAAAAACACAGGTTCCTGCAGCAGGAACTAGAGAGTAGAggaatgaaagaaaatatgcgGCCATCAACAGAATATGCGGTTTCTGGGCAGAAGGAGAGGATGTCTGATTCCATGGTGATAGAGAAGCAGAATAAGAGACTACAAGAATATCAAAAATATCCTGTACACAAAAAATCTCCAGTGGAATCGAGGATAGAGGATTTTGGCTCAGAAGTTAAATATGAGGCTATGTTAACAGATCGCCACATGTCTTTCCATGAGAAAGAAAAATATGTGTCATTTGGAAAGGTACCGGTCATGCATGATTTGAACCCAGCTAAGTGTGATGGGAAAGGACTTGATGATAGTGCTTTATTAGATGTGGACTACTCCAGTGGGGGGCACTCTGAGAAGGTACAAATAGACGAAGATGGCTTAACAAAAGTTCATGTCCATCACTACCACCATTACCCAGAGGGCCCTGGACAAGTCGTGAAGAACTTCAACATCGTCGGGTCTGAAAATGTTGCCATTGGTGAGAACGCCACTATCGTAACAACATCTGAAGGTGGTGAGGTCATAAACGAGGAGGAAAAGAGGCCAGACAACAGTTTAag GTCAGGAGCATATTCAGTGGACGGTGGAAGGAGTTCACAGACTGAATCTCTGTCGGACGAAAGTACTCAATCATACAGCAGTCTGCCAACTCCAGAAGCTCAAGTCGTAAATTCAGCAAAGATAGATCTGCAAAAACCACCAGAAGACACTCCACGTATCACAAACAAACTTCAGAAAAATCCTCCATCACTCAGGACAGGGGATACAAGTGAAAAGAAGATAGATTCTAAACCGATAAGTGAGGGCTCTGGTGATGGTGGCAGTCATTCGGTGATCACAAAACCCCCACCAAATGATTATAGTTCCACTAAGTTGGTATCAAAGCCAATCCGACCTTTCGAGCAGAAACCTAAACCGGTGGTGGCCACTGTATCTCCCATGCCGTCTGTGAGTAAATCGAGCATGGAACCGTCGGATGATACTGAGCTGAAGTCACCATATGAGAGTACAGAGGTCAAAACGCCTTATCAAAGTGACAGGAATAGTTCGGTGAATGAAGGCGAAAATACAGACCTAAAACAAGTTATTCCAAACCAGAACAAAAGTAGTTCTCCGGAGCAGAAGTCAGGGGAGACTACTGTGAAACAAGTGCAACCTATATTGCACATTAAACCAAGGGTAGGAAATGGTGTGGAGAAGGTCCATCATAAACCTGAAAATATCGCAAGTCCTACTCGCAGGGTCGTGGCCCCTCAGGTGTTTGGGAAACCTTCAACCTGTGATTCTTCAGATGTGGATGAGGATGGCCCTTGCTCAGTCCCGGGTTCTGGGAGGGAAAGTGAAGAGTTTGTAACCGTGACCGAGGCGGACGTAGCATTGTATGATGACGCAAAAAGCATTGGGACCGATGTGGACAGCGGCTTCG TGCTGACACAGGTAGAGAAAAATTCAGAGTGTGTGAAGCAGGCCTTGGCAATGGGATACCCAGAAAATGATGTCAAGCGAGCTCTGATCAAATTACGCACCAAAG GTAAATATGACATAAACCTTCTGTTGGACGAGATGACGAGAATCAAGGAATCAGCTTCCCCCAAGTCAGGTAAAG
- the LOC125650085 gene encoding uncharacterized protein LOC125650085 isoform X2, whose translation MAGKSRQTQRLTSHVSVDAEPSYSLHSWQGTHRLIPGLSSSFDDSNPEEMKDMIRQYYDRLPSDVKIGYYDVMILYAEEDRELAEQYRDHLQNDIELDGGRRVTAVLYDDQEMVSLAGSKLKSLDYGFQRCTFAFIYLTKRFCQCEWSTLSSEECLMESIYNPEKKWCVVPVYTVARAKADFKIPMGLNALKGVNFYNNDDFYRRGLRRLIGDKVMVRLQKNQEHFRKQYKHACQLRNEDVVRRKTEEDLKRYEEEKHRFLQQELESRGMKENMRPSTEYAVSGQKERMSDSMVIEKQNKRLQEYQKYPVHKKSPVESRIEDFGSEVKYEAMLTDRHMSFHEKEKYVSFGKVPVMHDLNPAKCDGKGLDDSALLDVDYSSGGHSEKVQIDEDGLTKVHVHHYHHYPEGPGQVVKNFNIVGSENVAIGENATIVTTSEGGEVINEEEKRPDNSLRSGAYSVDGGRSSQTESLSDESTQSYSSLPTPEAQVVNSAKIDLQKPPEDTPRITNKLQKNPPSLRTGDTSEKKIDSKPISEGSGDGGSHSVITKPPPNDYSSTKLVSKPIRPFEQKPKPVVATVSPMPSVSKSSMEPSDDTELKSPYESTEVKTPYQSDRNSSVNEGENTDLKQVIPNQNKSSSPEQKSGETTVKQVQPILHIKPRVGNGVEKVHHKPENIASPTRRVVAPQVFGKPSTCDSSDVDEDGPCSVPGSGRESEEFVTVTEADVALYDDAKSIGTDVDSGFVLTQVEKNSECVKQALAMGYPENDVKRALIKLRTKGKYDINLLLDEMTRIKESASPKSDVDKSKISRKPQSAESKSNDTKQKPGLLQRLFNFQPKGGN comes from the exons ATGGCTGGAAAAAGTAGACAAACTCAGCGACTTACATCTCACGTGTCGGTGGACGCTGAACCGAGCTACTCATTACATTCTTGGCAAG GCACCCACAGACTTATACCTGGGCTATCTAGCTCATTTGATGATTCAAACCCAGAGGAAATGAAGGATATGATACGACAGTACTATGATAGATTGCCTTCAGATGTCAAGATAGGGTATTATGATGTGATGATTCTGTATGCAGAGGAAGATCGAGAGCTTGCTGAACAATACAGAGATCATCTACAGAACGACATTGAGCTAGACGGAGGTCGACGAGTGACGGCAGTGTTATATGATGATCAGGAGATGGTATCACTGGCTGGAAGCAAATTAAAGAGTTTGGATTATGGTTTCCAGAGGTGTAcatttgcatttatttatctaaCCAAGAGATTTTGTCAGTGTGAATGGTCTACTCTCTCTAGCGAGGAGTGCTTAATGGAGTCTATCTACAACCCAGAGAAGAAGTGGTGCGTGGTGCCTGTCTACACCGTGGCCCGGGCAAAAGCAGACTTCAAGATCCCCATGGGGCTGAATGCTTTGAAAGGTGTGAACTTTTACAACAATGATGATTTTTATCGCAGAGGTCTACGACGTTTAATTGGGGACAAAGTCATGGTGAGACTTCAGAAAAACCAGGAGCATTTTAGGAAGCAATACAAGCATGCATGTCAATTAAGAAATGAAGACGTTGTGAGGAGAAAAACGGAGGAGGACTTAAAACGGTACGAGGAGGAAAAACACAGGTTCCTGCAGCAGGAACTAGAGAGTAGAggaatgaaagaaaatatgcgGCCATCAACAGAATATGCGGTTTCTGGGCAGAAGGAGAGGATGTCTGATTCCATGGTGATAGAGAAGCAGAATAAGAGACTACAAGAATATCAAAAATATCCTGTACACAAAAAATCTCCAGTGGAATCGAGGATAGAGGATTTTGGCTCAGAAGTTAAATATGAGGCTATGTTAACAGATCGCCACATGTCTTTCCATGAGAAAGAAAAATATGTGTCATTTGGAAAGGTACCGGTCATGCATGATTTGAACCCAGCTAAGTGTGATGGGAAAGGACTTGATGATAGTGCTTTATTAGATGTGGACTACTCCAGTGGGGGGCACTCTGAGAAGGTACAAATAGACGAAGATGGCTTAACAAAAGTTCATGTCCATCACTACCACCATTACCCAGAGGGCCCTGGACAAGTCGTGAAGAACTTCAACATCGTCGGGTCTGAAAATGTTGCCATTGGTGAGAACGCCACTATCGTAACAACATCTGAAGGTGGTGAGGTCATAAACGAGGAGGAAAAGAGGCCAGACAACAGTTTAag GTCAGGAGCATATTCAGTGGACGGTGGAAGGAGTTCACAGACTGAATCTCTGTCGGACGAAAGTACTCAATCATACAGCAGTCTGCCAACTCCAGAAGCTCAAGTCGTAAATTCAGCAAAGATAGATCTGCAAAAACCACCAGAAGACACTCCACGTATCACAAACAAACTTCAGAAAAATCCTCCATCACTCAGGACAGGGGATACAAGTGAAAAGAAGATAGATTCTAAACCGATAAGTGAGGGCTCTGGTGATGGTGGCAGTCATTCGGTGATCACAAAACCCCCACCAAATGATTATAGTTCCACTAAGTTGGTATCAAAGCCAATCCGACCTTTCGAGCAGAAACCTAAACCGGTGGTGGCCACTGTATCTCCCATGCCGTCTGTGAGTAAATCGAGCATGGAACCGTCGGATGATACTGAGCTGAAGTCACCATATGAGAGTACAGAGGTCAAAACGCCTTATCAAAGTGACAGGAATAGTTCGGTGAATGAAGGCGAAAATACAGACCTAAAACAAGTTATTCCAAACCAGAACAAAAGTAGTTCTCCGGAGCAGAAGTCAGGGGAGACTACTGTGAAACAAGTGCAACCTATATTGCACATTAAACCAAGGGTAGGAAATGGTGTGGAGAAGGTCCATCATAAACCTGAAAATATCGCAAGTCCTACTCGCAGGGTCGTGGCCCCTCAGGTGTTTGGGAAACCTTCAACCTGTGATTCTTCAGATGTGGATGAGGATGGCCCTTGCTCAGTCCCGGGTTCTGGGAGGGAAAGTGAAGAGTTTGTAACCGTGACCGAGGCGGACGTAGCATTGTATGATGACGCAAAAAGCATTGGGACCGATGTGGACAGCGGCTTCG TGCTGACACAGGTAGAGAAAAATTCAGAGTGTGTGAAGCAGGCCTTGGCAATGGGATACCCAGAAAATGATGTCAAGCGAGCTCTGATCAAATTACGCACCAAAG GTAAATATGACATAAACCTTCTGTTGGACGAGATGACGAGAATCAAGGAATCAGCTTCCCCCAAGTCAG